The following proteins come from a genomic window of Anopheles ziemanni chromosome 3, idAnoZiCoDA_A2_x.2, whole genome shotgun sequence:
- the LOC131284117 gene encoding uncharacterized protein C2orf42 homolog, which translates to MSIKLDYRSNLRGIRKCPRCETFNGNRATRCKNRSCQQKLRDDTIRDRKVLPTQPASAVQLLPNYAHLYSVHLRTGVRYFIKKDTQPDGTITVASITSGLASISIQSDEKELIKQHVSGCKTIASTLPLKRATVDMLLIPEEEKRILWEKETLCNVPLVQRLGNDLFAVGRLQSSFGLRHVAAQKKNLKYTQFHCDCRSDGHQHKTSPDACWHILAVVAGLMSAAENPDDRWLPLLRQFVGQEPVPVPSDHDLRCTYEAVPPVEAHILNDQLPVVGQSVEMIDCILNPTMMELFSDDVDVQPGLISLDSLMDMPTDGPVFELAIGDTMIDPPATERCSPDVITANAESLQLMDCQIELMDEFDLTDRIDFCPSDIECDESMLLPAGVFDNLSTEVEPKEGKKEKLIEVTAKKAALRQGGRVEKEKLTRGSYNVRKLMKALESNGIIFNRLQRHRSSEPDETSRKTTSVPAYEATLCHLSFTHWLESVIEQLNAIIDYNTNGKPEAQTFRIHEDFFRCLRARFSVGHRLRQPEKTSSPEEGPELTAGATEQHTQLFRFTHHKSLLHVFRTDRIALAFEKNFARSADERFVEMDPPEDMPETKGRPVRAQCYSTYIKIGRYKHEPDPERVYNFSLEWIGGVLPRSGFGDLRISFEYGHRMNNQYVPPPGEKL; encoded by the coding sequence CCAGCAAAAGTTGCGCGATGATACCATTCGCGATAGAAAGGTGCTCCCAACGCAACCGGCAAGTGCTGTGCAGCTGCTTCCAAATTATGCCCATTTGTACAGCGTTCACCTTCGAACGGGTGTCcgatattttatcaaaaaagacACCCAACCGGATGGAACGATCACTGTGGCATCGATTACATCGGGATTGGCCAGTATCAGCATTCAATCAGACGAGAAAGAATTGATCAAACAACATGTAAGTGGTTGCAAAACTATTGCCAGTACTTTACCTCTTAAACGGGCTACAGTGGATATGCTACTAATCCccgaggaggaaaaacgaatcctttgggaaaaggaaacgctATGTAACGTGCCATTGGTGCAACGCCTGGGGAATGACCTTTTCGCTGTGGGTCGTTTGCAATCTTCGTTCGGCTTGCGTCACGTAGCAGCACAGAAGAAGAATCTAAAATATACCCAGTTCCACTGCGACTGTCGATCGGATGGGCACCAGCACAAGACGTCTCCTGATGCCTGTTGGCATATACTGGCAGTTGTTGCTGGCCTGATGAGCGCCGCAGAGAATCCCGATGATCGATGGCTACCATTGCTTAGGCAGTTTGTAGGACAAGAGCCAGTACCCGTACCATCGGATCACGATCTCCGTTGCACCTACGAAGCGGTTCCCCCAGTAGAAGCACACATATTGAACGATCAGCTTCCAGTTGTGGGTCAAAGTGTTGAAATGATCGATTGCATTCTCAACCCAACGATGATGGAATTGTTCAGCGATGATGTCGACGTACAACCCGGCTTGATTTCACTCGACTCCCTGATGGACATGCCGACCGACGGACCGGTATTCGAACTGGCGATTGGGGATACGATGATCGACCCACCGGCGACCGAGCGGTGCAGCCCGGACGTGATAACGGCCAATGCGGAAAGCCTGCAATTAATGGACTGCCAGATCGAGCTGATGGATGAGTTTGATCTCACCGACCGCATCGATTTCTGTCCGTCGGACATTGAGTGCGACGAAAGTATGCTGCTTCCTGCCGGTGTATTCGATAATCTGTCCACGGAGGTCGAACcaaaggaagggaaaaaagaaaagctgaTCGAAGTTACGGCAAAAAAGGCGGCCCTTCGCCAAGGTGGCcgcgtggaaaaggaaaaactaacgCGCGGTAGCTACAACGTCCGCAAGCTGATGAAAGCACTGGAATCGAACGGGATTATATTCAATCGTCTGCAACGCCACCGGAGTAGTGAACCAGACGAAACTTCCAGGAAAACTACATCCGTTCCGGCGTACGAGGCAACGCTTTGCCATCTATCGTTCACCCACTGGCTGGAGTCTGTAATCGAGCAACTGAATGCAATCATCGATTACAACACGAACGGCAAACCAGAGGCACAAACGTTTCGTATTCACGAAGATTTCTTCCGCTGCCTTCGGGCTCGTTTCTCCGTTGGACATCGTTTGCGCCAACCAGAGAAAACGTCGTCCCCGGAGGAGGGTCCTGAATTAACCGCTGGGGCAACCGAGCAACACACACAGCTGTTCCGATTCACTCACCACAAAAGCCTGTTGCATGTGTTTCGTACCGATCGGATAGCGCTTGccttcgagaaaaatttcgcACGTTCCGCCGACGAACGTTTCGTCGAGATGGATCCACCGGAAGATATGCCGGAAACTAAAGGTCGACCGGTACGCGCACAGTGCTATAGTACATACATCAAAATAGGCCGGTACAAACACGAACCAGACCCGGAGCGGGTGTATAATTTTTCCCTCGAATGGATCGGAGGTGTTCTACCGCGCAGCGGTTTCGGTGATCTGCGAATATCGTTCGAGTACGGCCACCGGATGAACAATCAGTACGTGCCGCCTCCGGGTGAAAAGTTATGA
- the LOC131288895 gene encoding uncharacterized protein LOC131288895 yields the protein MEEAKLVSLLGSIQKSNDKNVIYRNLVTIRTHFVTSEGGIRLLSTTDGIKVLVGLLSKPYEKVIEVVLSILGNCCTRKECCKQAFDYGILSPLISIISNIPNPSIQCRGCRLLGNLAQHEPISYKIARDNGNTAYALSSILTESDNMAVLIMVIRAIRQLWREKSLRMTLMEQGCIGKIVQILIRYAQIESDADPLLSSERSSGGSPPGSSGKDEEEKVVLKHWHAPDRMVTKEKFNNIVRNMEHSQLCDIVGYQVIQNYRWKDRPDFRLPESDETIKLFESVLKCLQMITTTVMLQVVEEIYGGTGTGLDCLVYLCGETSPFRALSLKVVSNLAANPDAIDRLTACGVIKMAADLIMYASLDESEKRYCINMMCLLTKEACNRGHIRRSGALQAFMKIAKQSHEKREQAMILYALYQYRFDSLSNEILLSNGLVSFLVRILNGIIDEKEVTHIRHDEQDKQQSNPSVFSKRRSNSAKAGKMRRSDLLFHYKSGNGYQQHQQHQHRAAKLSKLDPYCSAPESPDSGSSGYASTSYGTVRSPATSVESSPPRDEAFEDDTEIYSPVCSDHEQEDDTRGDTTAERTRPPANQIDAGGDLPFAGEGNEEDEGDGLDGTEEMKDFDIVSYLIEDSSNAKWLDTVEERELLEEESVSSGLRPSRCGTSDVCIDDNEMFKIELEIATAKTFEKYPMQPTLTLLWSVSKSFPAVEFVQTSTLETLLKICKHAKKPRGRAFQTLANILKHVKHFLPLLKQDFVFRLHEMKLPYPAHGARCWSCDEMRTACNDLMTLFGSVGETGYGQGEIAHILRTGERDLKLRVSIIVLFVVRDTRLLHKLLFDMKVLETVIDFILDEVGGATCSASPDEQQVRLRGIACSAITQLAQNLSIYGEEEDTGTPSEKLEAKEFDNTLTICDESPASADERVTFRVRSTPAGPEELVLVSKALLMEGSEVFRRMFEADHFIESVNNEVHLREPISADGLRYFFYLIRLQTVNKLTGMAPPPKVIEASLDALSLAQKYLLPAVERSVLNIVKTLLNDDCVLNVFEWSLKNYNQELLVASTYYFLYSDISGSAKCKLYRAANRSSYRDDWRRLLTETILFRLQPNAEL from the exons ATGGAGGAAGCCAAGTTGGTCAGTTTGCTGGGCAGCATACAAAAATCGAACGACAAGAACGTTATCTACCGCAATCTGGTCACCATCCGCACGCACTTTGTGACGTCGGAAGGGGGTATACGATTGCTGTCGACGACCGATGGAATCAAGGTGCTGGTCGGCCTGCTCAGCAAACCCTACGAAAAGGTCATCGAAGTGGTCCTGAGCATCCTGGGAAACTGCTGCACACGGAAGGAATGCTGCAAACAG GCATTCGATTACGGTATACTGAGTCCGTTGATTTCGATCATTTCCAACATTCCGAATCCCAGCATCCAGTGTCGGGGGTGCCGGCTGCTGGGCAACCTGGCCCAGCATGAACCGATCAGCTACAAGATTGCGCGTGACAATGGGAACACGGCGTATGCGCTCAGCTCGATTCTAACCGAGTCGGATAACATGGCTGTGCTGATAATGGTGATCCGTGCGATCCGACAGCTTTGGCGTGAAAAATCGCTCCGGATGACCCTGATGGAGCAGGGGTGTATTGGAAAAATTGTCCAAATTCTTATACGTTACGCCCAGATCGAATCCGATGCGGATCCATTACTGAGCAGCGAACGATCGTCGGGTGGCAGCCCACCTGGCAGCAGCGGTAAGGACGAGGAGGAAAAGGTTGTGCTGAAGCACTGGCACGCACCGGACCGGATGGTGACGAAGGAGAAGTTTAATAACATCGTACGCAACATGGAACACAGCCAGCTGTGCGATATCGTCGGCTATCAGGTGATACAGAACTACCGCTGGAAGGATCGGCCCGATTTCAGGCTGCCCGAGTCGGACGAAACGATCAAACTGTTCGAGAGCGTACTGAAGTGTCTACAGATGATCACCACCACGGTGATGCTGCAGGTGGTGGAGGAAATCTACGGCGGAACCGGAACGGGGCTGGACTGTCTGGTGTACCTTTGCGGAGAAACGAGTCCCTTCCGGGCGCTCTCGTTGAAGGTGGTTTCAAATTTGGCCGCTAACCCGGATGCAATTGATCGATTGACGGCGTGCGGTGTGATAAAAATGGCTGCCGATTTGATAATGTACGCCAGTTTAG atGAGTCGGAGAAGCGATACTGTATCAACATGATGTGCTTGCTCACCAAGGAAGCCTGTAATCGGGGGCACATTCGAAGGAGCGGTGCCCTGCAGGCATTTATGAAGATTGCCAAACAATCGCACGAAAAGCGCGAACAGGCGATGATACTATACGCACTGTACCAGTACCGATTCGACAGTCTTAGCAACGAAATCCTTCTGAGCAACGGCCTGGTGAGCTTTCTAGTTCGAATCTTAAACGGAATCATTGACGAGAAGGAGGTGACCCATATACGGCACGACGAACAAGACAAACAGCAAAGCAACCCCAGTGTATTCAGCAAGCGCCGATCAAATTCAGCCAAGGCCGGGAAGATGCGACGTAGCGATCTTTTGTTCCACTACAAAAGTGGCAACGGGtaccagcagcatcaacaacatcaacatcggGCAGCGAAACTGTCCAAGCTCGATCCTTACTGCTCCGCACCGGAATCTCCGGACAGTGGGAGCAGTGGGTACGCCAGTACCAGCTACGGTACAGTCCGAAGCCCAGCGACAAGTGTCGAATCAAGTCCACCACGGGACGAAGCGTTCGAGGACGATACGGAAATCTACTCCCCAGTCTGTAGCGACCACGAGCAGGAGGATGACACGCGCGGCGATACAACGGCGGAGCGAACGAGACCACCGGCAAATCAGATCGATGCTGGCGGCGATCTTCCCTTTGCCGGAGAGGGAAACGAAGAGGACGAGGGCGATGGGCTGGACGGGACGGAAGAAATGAAAGACTTCGACATCGTTTCCTATCTTATCGAGGACAGTTCCAACGCCAAGTGGCTGGATACGGTCGAGGAGCGGGAACTGCTGGAGGAGGAATCGGTAAGCTCCGGGCTGCGACCGTCCAGGTGCGGAACGTCGGACGTTTGTATCGATGATAATGAAATGTTCAAGATTGAGCTGGAAATCGCCACCGCCAAAACGTTCGAAAAGTATCCGATGCAGCCGACGTTGACGTTGCTCTGGTCGGTGTCGAAGTCTTTCCCCGCGGTGGAGTTTGTCCAAACGAGCACGCTCGAGACGTTGCTGAAGATTTGCAAACACGCGAAGAAACCGCGCGGTCGTGCGTTTCAAACGCTGGCCAATATTTTGAAGCATGTCAAGCACTTTCTGCCCTTGCTGAAGCAGGACtttgtgtttcggttgcaCGAGATGAAACTGCCATACCCGGCGCATGGTGCACGCTGTTGGAGTTGCGATGAGATGCGAACGGCCTGTAACGACCTGATGACGCTTTTCGGTTCGGTCGGCGAGACAGGCTACGGACAGGGGGAGATTGCGCACATACTGCGAACGGGTGAGCGGGATCTGAAGCTGCGCGTTTCGATCATAGTGCTGTTCGTCGTGCGGGACACGCGCCTACTACATAAGCTGCTCTTCGACATGAAGGTGCTCGAAACGGTGATAGACTTTATCCTGGACGAGGTGGGCGGTGCAACTTGTTCGGCATCGCCGGACGAGCAGCAGGTGCGCCTGCGTGGCATTGCCTGTTCAGCGATAACGCAGCTGGCACAGAATTTGTCCATCTACGGCGAGGAAGAGGACACCGGAACGCCAAGCGAGAAGCTCGAGGCGAAAGAATTCGACAACACGCTCACGATCTGCGATGAATCGCCTGCCAGCGCGGACGAGCGGGTCACGTTTCGGGTGCGAAGCACTCCGGCCGGACCGGAAGAGCTGGTGCTCGTCAGCAAAGCGCTGCTCATGGAAGGAAGCGAGGTGTTCCGGCGAATGTTCGAGGCGGACCATTTCATCGAGTCGGTCAACAACGAGGTGCACCTGCGCGAGCCGATCAGCGCCGATGGGTTGCGATACTTTTTCTACCTCATTCGGCTGCAAACGGTCAACAagctgaccggcatggcaccTCCGCCGAAGGTGATCGAGGCGAGTCTGGACGCGCTCAGTCTCGCACAGAAGTATCTCCTGCCGGCCGTGGAACGGTCCGTGCTAAACATCGTCAAGACGCTCCTGAACGACGACTGCGTGCTGAACGTGTTCGAGTGGTCGCTGAAGAACTACAACCAGGAGTTGCTGGTCGCTTCGACGTACTACTTCCTCTATTCGGACATCAGCGGTTCGGCTAAGTGTAAGCTGTACCGGGCGGCTAATCGGTCGTCCTATCGGGACGACTGGCGACGGCTGCTGACCGAAACGATCCTGTTTCGGCTTCAGCCGAACGCGGAACTCTAG
- the LOC131287867 gene encoding homeotic protein empty spiracles-like: MIDTCRTEEKVFKIAPSSYRMPTLQPRIGFSIDSIVGNTTPKSPPSPPASHTASSKPDGGSAGGGGQPMLHLLPQRSPSPLGTSTESYSVRLNRLQSLSPPHNYSITRLPESPQSLEGSHASVRSLEALQSRLSPPVALPSGPISLKRPRSPSPPASPPAPPPGSSAGMLGHGGPAPPPSHPPSVGPIVVPGLPPGLVRPFPVSPSSHPGPPQHPSTGGPPPPAPSELKGLPPFLHTPEMVQAAHNQHFLAAQFQAAALAHAQAGQPFPPHPAAAHLHNPNLPPRDSYPLYPWLLSRHGRGVFPIGFPGNYLIPFRKSKRVRTAFSPSQLLKLEHAFESNHYVVGAERKQLAQNLNLSETQVKVWFQNRRTKHKRMQQEEGGSGSGKSTDGDQQNRSTSSPAGSCEDEDDEDEFIDMDDCPSDEENMHHNG, encoded by the exons ATGATCGACACGTGCCGCACGGAGGAGAAGGTGTTCAAGATTGCACCAAGCAGCTACAGGATGCCGACGCTGCAGCCCCGGATCGGCTTCAGCATCGACTCGATCGTGGGCAACACCACGCCGAAGTCGCCCCCGTCGCCGCCAGCCTCGCACACCGCCTCCAGCAAGCCGGATGGCGGAAGTGCCGGCGGCGGAGGCCAACCGATGCTGCACCTGCTGCCCCAGCGGTCCCCCAGCCCGCTCGGTACCTCCACCGAGAGCTACTCGGTGCGCCTGAACCGCCTCCAGAGCCTCTCGCCCCCGCATAACTACAGCATCACCCGGCTCCCCGAGAGTCCGCAGAGTCTGGAGGGAAGCCACGCAAGCGTCCGCTCCCTGGAGGCCCTTCAGTCGCGCCTGTCGCCCCCCGTGGCCCTCCCGTCCGGCCCGATCTCTCTGAAGCGTCCCCGTAGTCCCTCGCCACCGGCGTCCCCGCCGGCACCTCCGCCAGGATCGTCCGCGGGAATGCTAGGGCATGGCGGTCCAGCACCTCCACCGTCCCACCCGCCGTCGGTGGGGCCCATCGTCGTTCCCGGCCTGCCGCCCGGTCTCGTGCGACCCTTCCCCGTCAGCCCCTCGTCGCATCCGGGCCCCCCACAGCACCCGTCCACCGGCGGCCCGCCTCCACCAGCGCCATCCGAGCTCAAGGGTCTCCCACCGTTCCTGCACACGCCGGAAATGGTCCAAGCCGCCCACAACCAGCACTTCCTGGCGGCCCAGTTCCAGGCGGCCGCCCTCGCCCACGCCCAGGCCGGCCAGCCGTTTCCACCGCATCCGGCTGCCGCCCACCTGCACAACCCCAACCTGCCCCCGCGCGACAGCTACCCGCTTTACCCGTGGCTCCTGAGCCGCCACGGACGCGGCGTGTTCCCCATCGGCTTCCCTGGCA ACTACCTCATCCCGTTCCGCAAGTCGAAGCGCGTCCGGACGGCCTTCTCGCCCTCGCAGCTGCTCAAGCTGGAGCACGCGTTCGAGAGCAACCACTACGTGGTCGGTGCGGAGCGGAAACAGCTCGCCCAGAACCTGAACCTCTCCGAGACGCAG GTGAAGGTGTGGTTCCAGAATCGGCGCACCAAGCATAAGCGCATGCAGCAGGAGGAGGGAGGCTCCGGCTCGGGCAAGTCGACCGACGGGGATCAGCAGAATCGGTCCACGTCCAGCCCGGCCGGTAGCTgcgaggacgaggacgacgaggacgagttCATCGACATGGACGACTGCCCGAGCGACGAAGAGAACATGCACCACAACGGTTGA
- the LOC131289291 gene encoding ras-related protein Rab-7a: MATRKKALLKVIVLGDSSVGKTSLMNQYVNKRFSNQYKATIGADFLTKEVVIDERVVTMQIWDTAGQERFQSLGVAFYRGADCCVLVYDTTAPNTFKNLESWRDEFLIQASPRDPEHFPFLVLGNKVDLENRAVSTKRAQQWCTSKNDIPYFETSAKEGINVDLAFQTIAKNAIAQETEVDDFNFPDQITLTPTNRQRSGDNCNC; encoded by the exons ATGGCCACCAGGAAAAAGGCGCTGCTGAAAGTGATCGTCCTCGGCGACAGCAGCGTTGGAAAGACGTCGCTCATGAACCAGTACGTAAACAAGCGTTTCTCGAACCAATACAAGGCAACGATCGGTGCCGACTTCCTGACGAAGGAAGTGGTGATCGATGAGCGGGTTGTGACGATGCAG ATTTGGGACACTGCCGGCCAGGAACGATTCCAATCGCTCGGTGTAGCCTTCTATCGTGGGGCGGATTGCTGTGTGCTAGTGTACGACACGACTGCACCGAACACGTTCAAAAATCTCGAGTCCTGGCGCGATGAGTTCTTAATACAGGCTAGCCCGCGCGACCCGGAACACTTCCCGTTCCTTGTGCTGGGCAACAAAGTGGATCTGGAAAATCGTGCT GTTTCTACGAAGCGTGCCCAGCAGTGGTGCACGTCGAAGAACGACATACCATACTTTGAAACTTCGGCCAAGGAAGGCATCAATGTCGATCTGGCGTTCCAAACTATCGCCAAAAACGCAATAGCCCAAGAAACGGAG gTTGACGATTTTAACTTCCCAGACCAGATCACCCTGACTCCGACCAACCGGCAACGAAGCGGGGACAACTGCAACTGCTAA